In Terriglobus sp. TAA 43, a single window of DNA contains:
- a CDS encoding methylated-DNA--[protein]-cysteine S-methyltransferase has translation MGLVKTSMPSPVGVLKLVASDAGLVAVLWPEDDPKRVRLEEAGEDASHPVLKKAVVQLEEYFAGQRTEFDLPLDARGTAFQKLVWEQLLAIPYGKTRSYGEIAMRLGRPTASRAVGAANGRNPLSIVVPCHRVIGTSGALTGFAGGLETKRVLLELEGASVPGQKSLFSINTSEI, from the coding sequence ATGGGCTTGGTGAAAACGTCAATGCCATCACCTGTGGGCGTACTGAAGTTAGTGGCGAGCGACGCTGGATTGGTCGCTGTGCTTTGGCCAGAGGATGACCCGAAGCGTGTGCGCTTAGAGGAGGCAGGTGAGGATGCCTCGCACCCTGTGTTGAAAAAAGCTGTGGTTCAGTTGGAAGAGTATTTTGCGGGGCAACGCACTGAGTTTGACTTGCCACTAGATGCGCGAGGAACCGCATTCCAAAAGCTGGTTTGGGAACAACTATTGGCCATTCCGTATGGAAAGACGCGTAGTTATGGCGAGATTGCGATGCGTTTGGGAAGGCCCACGGCGAGCCGCGCAGTTGGCGCAGCGAATGGTAGAAATCCGCTGTCGATTGTGGTGCCTTGCCATCGTGTGATTGGAACGTCAGGGGCTCTGACAGGATTTGCTGGAGGACTGGAGACAAAGCGGGTGTTGCTGGAGTTAGAAGGGGCCTCGGTGCCAGGGCAGAAGTCACTCTTTTCGATAAATACTTCCGAGATCTGA